The following proteins are encoded in a genomic region of Papaver somniferum cultivar HN1 unplaced genomic scaffold, ASM357369v1 unplaced-scaffold_10, whole genome shotgun sequence:
- the LOC113326311 gene encoding uncharacterized protein LOC113326311 has product MGHAYKVLGEMSNNGILPDSHTFISSEDNVDANKGKRGKTRLPKLLRDTNGERRTVTYDEANQATGKNGCLISSYIGSEVGPSLGLKYTCWKEVPPVVKKKLWEDVTFKFDLDESKRKDVLRQFSDLWRGWRKRTAAKHVTPFEKSRKKLKNVPSDLRGFVEQEEWKEFVKRRLSDKGKELSEIGKTVQAHHKYPHRMGRRTYAGLKDKLKREGKWTSDSPPPRELLWILARQNENGEYKTDEIGEVAAQIDDCSKKIKEGTIVCEGKTDALVKILGEEHGGRVRAAGTRVTHSQYFDTPRQRGSSNKDNLNKIRELEEQLRVKDVQARISEENLRKEFQQQLEEQSLDTERKLQKQFLQFKELLGKSQYDTIQPPMMSSENVPALGAEDKDLAETWGEAVHDPKGKAQNIRRHNGAKSSKLDARKTSQELNSTSIPASLKAPAQVPNRCCPQKKWLHR; this is encoded by the exons ATGGGCCATGCATACAAGGTGCTTGGTGAAATGTCAAATAATGGGATACTTCCTGATTCTCACACTTTCA TTTCAAGTGAAGATAACGTTGATGCAAATAAAGGAAAGCGGGGTAAGACAAGATTACCAAAGCTTTTAAGGGATACTAATGGTGAAAGGCGGACTGTTACTTATGATGAAGCCAACCAAGCAACCGGTAAAAATGGTTGCTTGATCTCAAGTTACATAGGCAGCGAAGTTGGTCCAAGTCTTGGACTGAAGTATACCTGTTGGAAAGAAGTTCCACCTGTAGTGAAGAAAAAGTTATGGGAGGACGTAACG TTTAAGTTTGATCTCGACgaatcaaagaggaaagatgtattgAGACAATTTTCTGACTTGTGGCGAGGATGGAGGAAACGAACTGCTGCAAAGCATGTTACCCCATTCGAAAAAAGCCGAAAAAAGCTTAAGAATGTTCCTTCAGATTTAAGAGGTTTTGTAGAACAAGAAGAATGGAAAGAGTTTGTAAAACGGAGATTGAGCGACAAAGGCAAG GAGTTGTCTGAAATTGGCAAAACGGTACAAGCTCACCACAAATATCCGCATAGGATGGGACGAAGGACCTATGCTGGATTAAAGGACAAACTG aaaagagaaggaaagtgGACAAGTGATTCACCCCCTCCACGAGAATTATTATGGATACTTGCACGCCAAAATGAAAATGGGGAGTATAAGACTGATGAGATTGGTGAAGTTGCTGCTCAAATT GATGACTGCTCGAAAAAGATCAAAGAGGGTACAATTGTCTGTGAAGGTAAGACAGATGCCCTTGTAAAGATTTTGGGTGAAGAACATGGTGGAAGAGTAAGGGCTGCAGGTACAAGAGTGACCCATAGTCAGTATTTTGACACTCCTCGACAACGTGGATCATCAAATAAAGATAATCTGAATAAAATCAGAGAACTGGAAGAGCAACTAAGAGTGAAAGATGTGCAAGCAAGAATAAGTGAAGAGAACTTGAGAAAAGAATTCCAACAACAATTGGAGGAACAGTCACTAGACACAGAGAGAAAATTGCAGAAACAATTCCTTCAGTTCAAAGAATTATTGGGCAAATCCCAATATGATACGATTCAGCCACCTATGATGTCCTCAGAAAATGTCCCTGCCTTA GGTGCTGAGGATAAGGACTTAGCTGAAACTTGGGGGGAAGCTGTTCACGATCCGAAAGGAAAGGCCCAAAATATTCGG AGACATAATGGGGCCAAAAGCTCTAAACTGGATGCTAGAAAGACGTCTCAAGAATTGAACAGTACATCTATCCCGGCCTCTCTTAAAGCGCCCGCCCAA GTACCTAATCGATGCTGTCCTCAAAAAAAGTGGTTGCACAGGTGA
- the LOC113326309 gene encoding uncharacterized protein LOC113326309 codes for MIHGKKMRDDCLRVSVDFVEIKTAILPYPSGDIVTVYDARESVVQWPKHLVVLVGNGRTRLDAFDEFVKRAKEVFRSRAAIKVELHRDVFGQTVDVPIHMALEDIEFVCTSQKLTNNAIVLFIRFLYEKLDGDARKTKFGFMNPAAVHFSVNKTELVKSVLNRLKDSVPSRKYIFIPCNTG; via the exons ATGATTCATGGAAAAAAAATGCGTGATGATTGTTTGCGTGTGTCGGTGGATTTTGTGGAGATAAAAACTGCAATACTTCCATATCCATCTGGTGATATTGTTACTGTGTATGATGCCCGTGAAAGTGTTGTTCAATGGCCAAAACACTTGGTGGTCCTTGTCGGAAAT GGGCGAACGAGATTGGATGCATTTGATGAATTTGTTAAGAGAGCAAAAGAAGTGTTCAGAAGCAGGGCTGCGATCAAAGTTGAGTTGCATCGCGATGTGTTTGGTCAAACTGTAGATGTGCCTATACATATGGCACTAGAAGATATTGAGTTTGTTTGCACGTCTCAGAAACTTACGAACAATGCTATAGTCTTATTCATCCG ATTTTTGTATGAAAAATTGGATGGCGATGCACGCAAAACCAAGTTCGGATTTATGAATCCAGCGGCAGTTCACTTTTCAGTCAATAAAACAGAACTCGTGAAAAGTGTATTAAATAGACTGAAAGATTCAGTGCCGAGTCGAAAATACATATTTATTCCTTGTAATACAGGGTAA